From Sporolactobacillus pectinivorans:
TTTAAAGAGCAGAGCAAGCTCTATTGACAGGAAAATAATAAACAACGCAAGATTGATGGCAAGCAGGAACTGAAGTACACTGGATTTTTTGAAATGCATCCGCACACACACCCATATGAATATTTTGATTTGAACCCCATAAGCCTAAAGAATTGAAAAATGGTGGATTCATATTTCTGTCAGGAAAAGGACTAAGCCTCTCTTTTACGGCTTAGTCCCGAACAGAATTTCATCGACGGCCATTAAACTGAAATCAATCAGTAGCTTTGTCATCAATTAATTGGTAATCTAAATTCATTTTCTTCTCATAATCCTTCCAAAACTTTTGAATTTGATTTTTGGCGGGGAATTATTTTTTGGGATTGAAATTCTTGAATTTTTCGGAAAAACTTTATTAGTCCCTTGACCCGTATCCGATTTCAAGATTTTCCCTGTATTTTTCTCTACCGAATTAATCGCCTGTCCTACATCTTTTGTAACGCTATTCCTTATTCTTGAGAATGTACTTGAAAACGAGTTTGAATTGTTCCCGGAGCGACTACGCTTAATAATCGAGCCGGTTGTCTGTTTCGTTATTGGAGGAATCGTTTTCTTTTCGCTGGCGGTAGGAGGCTGATACTTTACCGTAGGCTGAACTGTATTACCATCCGTATAGCCACGATAATTGCCTAGAGCGCCTTTGCCCAATTGATACAATCGATCCAAGAGAATGGCAGACAGATATCCCTTCAAAAACGACGAACTGTAATTATTTCGAACAAACTCTTTATTACTTACTTCAATTAAAGTATTTTCCGGATTTTTGCTGTCTCTCTGAATGTCATATAATTCATCAGAATAGACAAGGAACATTTGCTGGTTATCGTTTCTGGAAATCTGATCCGGTTTTTTTTGGTCGCTCAGTTTCTTGGCTACTTCCGGAACCGACTGTTTGTCAGCCTGATAAATATAGGACTCCTGATTTCCATTTTTGGATACGGAGGTCAGCGGATAGCCTCCGGTTACAGATGGCTGACCAGATCTGGAGGCAGAGCATCCGGTTAAAAGGGAAGCCCCGAGAACAATAGCCAATACAATTTTTATGCTGTTTGACAATCGCTTAATCATATTTAACGCTTCCTTCTTTTCATGACTGAATGATCCTGACGTCCATCGGCAGGACATCCTCTCCCTCATACAACATCATCTGGCCAGACTGCCATTCGATTCGTAGTAGTTTCCAATTATCT
This genomic window contains:
- a CDS encoding DUF4247 domain-containing protein, giving the protein MIKRLSNSIKIVLAIVLGASLLTGCSASRSGQPSVTGGYPLTSVSKNGNQESYIYQADKQSVPEVAKKLSDQKKPDQISRNDNQQMFLVYSDELYDIQRDSKNPENTLIEVSNKEFVRNNYSSSFLKGYLSAILLDRLYQLGKGALGNYRGYTDGNTVQPTVKYQPPTASEKKTIPPITKQTTGSIIKRSRSGNNSNSFSSTFSRIRNSVTKDVGQAINSVEKNTGKILKSDTGQGTNKVFPKNSRISIPKNNSPPKIKFKSFGRIMRRK